A section of the Malus sylvestris chromosome 17, drMalSylv7.2, whole genome shotgun sequence genome encodes:
- the LOC126611399 gene encoding lysine histidine transporter 1-like has translation MGTQAPTDEIKEKLAKQKKIEEWLPITASRNAKWWYSAFHNVTAMVGAGVLSLPYAMANLGWGPGVVILVLSWIITLYTLWQMVEMHEMVPGKRFDRYHELGQYAFGEKLGLYIVVPQQLIVEVGVNIVYMVTGGKSLQKVHNSVCSDCKKIKLTYFIMIFASVHFVLSHLPNFNSISGVSLAAAVMSLSYSTIAWGASVDKGVVDNVAYGYKATSTSGTVLNFFTSLGHVAFAYAGHNVVLEIQATIPSTPEKPSKGPMWRGVIVAYIVVALCYFPVALVGFYMFGNTVEDNILISLEKPAWLIAVANMFVVIHVIGSYQIYAMPVFDMIEAVLVKKLNFAPTRTLRFISRNIYVAFTMFIGITFPFFGGLLGFFGGFAFAPTTYFLPCVMWLAIYKPRKFSLSWWCNYTCIFLGVLLMVLSPIGGLRSIIIQAKTYKFYS, from the exons ATGGGAACCCAAGCTCCAACTGACGAA ataaaagaaaaattagcaAAGCAGAAGAAAATCGAAGAGTGGCTTCCAATCACTGCTTCAAGGAATGCAAAATGGTGGTACTCAGCTTTCCACAATGTCACTGCCATGGTTGGAGCTGGTGTTCTCAGTCTCCCTTACGCCATGGCCAATCTTGGATG GGGTCCTGGTGTGGTAATTCTGGTGCTGTCATGGATCATCACATTGTACACACTGTGGCAAATGGTTGAAATGCATGAGATGGTTCCAGGCAAACGGTTTGATCGATACCACGAGCTGGGGCAGTATGCATTTGGTGAAAAGCTTGGCCTCTACATTGTTGTGCCTCAACAGCTCATCGTCGAGGTCGGCGTCAACATCGTCTACATGGTTACCGGAGGAAAATCGCTGCAGAAGGTCCACAATTCTGTGTGCTCAGACTGTAAAAAGATCAAGTTAACCTATTTCATCATGATCTTTGCATCTGTTCACTTTGTCCTTTCCCACCTTCCCAACTTCAACTCCATCTCTGGTGTGTCTTTGGCTGCTGCAGTCATGTCCTTGAG TTACTCTACCATCGCTTGGGGAGCCTCTGTGGACAAGGGTGTGGTAGACAATGTCGCATATGGGTACAAGGCCACGTCTACATCAGGAACTGTGCTCAATTTCTTCACTTCCTTGGGTCACGTGGCTTTTGCTTATGCTGGTCACAATGTTGTTCTGGAAATCCAAGCAACAATTCCATCTACACCTGAGAAGCCATCCAAGGGACCCATGTGGAGAGGAGTCATCGTCGCCTACATTGTTGTCGCCTTGTGCTACTTCCCAGTTGCTCTGGTCGGATTCTACATGTTTGGCAATACAGTTGAGGATAACATCCTCATTTCACTTGAAAAACCTGCCTGGCTCATTGCAGTGGCCAACATGTTTGTTGTCATCCATGTCATCGGAAGCTATCAGATTTACGCAATGCCGGTGTTTGACATGATCGAAGCTGTGTTGGTAAAGAAGTTGAATTTCGCACCAACTAGAACGCTTCGCTTCATTTCGCGTAATATATATGTCG CATTCACCATGTTCATTGGCATTACCTTCCCCTTCTTCGGTGGTCTCCTTGGATTTTTCGGAGGATTTGCTTTCGCTCCAACAACTTACTTC CTCCCTTGTGTCATGTGGCTTGCCATTTACAAGCCGAGGAAGTTCAGCTTGTCTTGGTGGTGCAACTAT ACCTGCATCTTTTTGGGTGTTCTTTTGATGGTTCTATCACCTATCGGAGGATTGAGATCGATCATCATTCAAGCCAAGACCTACAAATTTTACTCTTAA